The bacterium region ACCACCCCTACTACGGCCTGGCCCGGATCAACAACGAGACCGACTGGCTGGGGCGCAGCCACTGCTACCGTTTCCACATCCAGGACCCGGTGCGCTTCAGCAAATCGCTGCGCGCCACCATAGAGCACGGCCACGACAACACCCTGACCCTGGAGCTGGCCACGGTGGCCTACTGGTACCAGAGCGAGCCGCACAAGCCGTTCCCTGCCATCGGCGACCGGACCTCGCGCAAGCCCATGCCCGTGCCGACCGGTGTGGAGATACTTCGCTGGCGCGATGCCTGGCGCAAGAGCCTGGGCAACGGCCAGCAACTCTGGGGTGATGAGGAAAAAAAATAACCCGACCCGTTCCCGACTGACAAGGCAACCTTTACAGGGGGCAGTCCGATGCTGAAGTGGGACAAAGCCGTGTTCTCCGGCCCGGAGATGCTGAAACCGGGGCCGAAAGAGGCGATCCTCGTGGCCAACGGCGACCGTCGCCGCACAGCCAACCTTTCCTGCCAGAAAGCTCAGTTAGAGTGCGAGAGGCAGCTCCGCGCCGCGTTCGAGAAACAGGGCTGGAAGCTGCTGCGCGCCCACCCCGAGGTGGACCCGGAGCTGGGCCACTGTTTCATCGAGACCCAGGCCCAGGGCCGCGACATCTTCGCCCGCATTCCCAAGGACACCCCGCTGGTGGTGGCCGAGGCGGTCTGGCAGTACTCCAACCACGTGGCCTACAACCTCTGGGAGCACCGCGGGCCGATCCTGGTCGCCTCGAATTTCGACGGCCAGTGGCCGGGGCTGGTCGGCGCGCTGGGCCTGGCCGCCTGCCTGACCAAGCACGCCTGGGCCCGCGACCAGAAAGGCCACAGCCTGCTCTGGAGCAGTGAGGAGTTCAAGGACAAGGAAAGTGTGAAAAAGCTCAAGGAATGGCTGGCCAAGGGTGCGATCACGCACGACATGTCGCACGCGCGCGAGTTCGGCGAGGCGGATAAGGCTCTGCTTCCGGCGGTCAGGTTCGGCGAGGCCGCGGCCGGGGATTTCCGGGCCCGCCCCCGGATCATCGGCCTCTACGACCCGCTCTGCATGGGCATGATCAACGCCGCGTTCGATGAGCACGACATGCTCGGCCTGGGCATCCAATTGCGCCGCCTGAACCAGAGCGACCTTTACGCCCGCATGCAGGACATCCCGCGCCGCGAGGCCCTGGGCTATATCAAGTGGCTGGTGGACCGCGGGTTCAAGCTCACGATCGGCTCCGACCCGTTCCGCGAGATCACCGAGTCGGCGGTGGTGGAGAGCGGACGGATGTACGCCGCCATGGCCCGTCACCTGGCCGAGGAACGCCTGGACGGCCTGGGCATCCCCTACCAGCTGGGCCTGGCCCGCCTGACCGCGGCCAGCGACCTGGCCGAGGCCATGCTCAACAGCTCCGACCGTCCGCCCGTCGAGTACCGCGGCGCCACGGTCATGCCCGGCGAGCCGATCATGTGCGCCAACGAGGCCGACATGGGCTGCGCCGTGGACCAGACCCTGAGCAAGTTCATCTACCGCGCCAGCGGCCTGCCCCCACGGCTCTGGGAGACCACGCAGCACGATGTCCGCTGGGGCGAGACCTACAAGGGCCAGGCGAAGTTCACGGGCAAGGGCAAGCTGAAAGTTGAAGCGTTCCTCTGGGCCTTCGAGCTGAGCGGCAACACCCCGGCCGGCCACGCCGAGCGAGGCTGGGCTGATATGGAGGCCACGCGCCAGGCCTATGAGTTCTTCGTCGAGGGCGGAATCTGCACCAAGTGCACGGCCCGTCCGGGCGAGCTGGTCTGGAGCCGGGTGTACGTGGACGGCGGACGGTTCTGCCTGGATGTGGGACGCGGGGCCGCGCTGGAGCTGCCCGAGGCCGAGAGCCGCCGCCGCTGGGACGCCACCACCGAGCAGTGGCCGCTGATGCACGCCCTGCTGTACGGAGTCAGCCGCGACCAGCTCATGGCCCGTCACCGCAGCAACCACATAACCGTGAGCTACGCCCCCGACCCGGAGAGCGCCAACTCCATCGCCATTGCCAAGGCGGCCATGGCGCGCGCCCTGGGAATGAAAGTGTTCCTCTGCGGCGACTTTTCCGCTGAGGCCAGCCTGAGCCACAAGGCGGCTAAGGGCCTGCCCGTGGAGGGGCCGTTCGAGAAGTAGGCTGGAGGTTTCCCCCGTTGCCCAAAGAGGGAAAGACGGTGGA contains the following coding sequences:
- a CDS encoding fucose isomerase — its product is MLKWDKAVFSGPEMLKPGPKEAILVANGDRRRTANLSCQKAQLECERQLRAAFEKQGWKLLRAHPEVDPELGHCFIETQAQGRDIFARIPKDTPLVVAEAVWQYSNHVAYNLWEHRGPILVASNFDGQWPGLVGALGLAACLTKHAWARDQKGHSLLWSSEEFKDKESVKKLKEWLAKGAITHDMSHAREFGEADKALLPAVRFGEAAAGDFRARPRIIGLYDPLCMGMINAAFDEHDMLGLGIQLRRLNQSDLYARMQDIPRREALGYIKWLVDRGFKLTIGSDPFREITESAVVESGRMYAAMARHLAEERLDGLGIPYQLGLARLTAASDLAEAMLNSSDRPPVEYRGATVMPGEPIMCANEADMGCAVDQTLSKFIYRASGLPPRLWETTQHDVRWGETYKGQAKFTGKGKLKVEAFLWAFELSGNTPAGHAERGWADMEATRQAYEFFVEGGICTKCTARPGELVWSRVYVDGGRFCLDVGRGAALELPEAESRRRWDATTEQWPLMHALLYGVSRDQLMARHRSNHITVSYAPDPESANSIAIAKAAMARALGMKVFLCGDFSAEASLSHKAAKGLPVEGPFEK